Proteins encoded by one window of Deinococcus radiodurans R1 = ATCC 13939 = DSM 20539:
- a CDS encoding SDR family NAD(P)-dependent oxidoreductase gives MTHGNSSQSDRPRIISPLAPRADAAEVVRGVDLKGKTAVVTGGASGLGTETARALLLAGAHVILPVRDRAKGERVAAELRQSTGGTVELVDLDLGSLASVRRGAAEIRQLAPRIHILINNAGVMATPQSRTVDGFETQFGTNHLGHFLLTRELLPALMAAAPARVVALTSSGHRRSDIVWDDLNFERRPYDPWDAYGQSKTANALFAVGLTQRYADQGLTANAVHPGGIMTGLQKFVPLEDQRRMGWQDEHGTLNPVFKTPAEGASTSVWAATSPQLYGVGGLFLEDLQHSTPLDESAPNPLFGYKPYALDHESARRLWALSEALVGE, from the coding sequence CTGGCACCCCGCGCCGACGCTGCCGAGGTCGTGCGCGGCGTGGACCTGAAGGGCAAAACTGCCGTCGTGACTGGGGGCGCTTCCGGCCTCGGCACCGAGACGGCCCGCGCCCTGCTGCTCGCGGGTGCCCACGTCATCCTGCCGGTGCGTGACCGTGCCAAGGGTGAGCGGGTGGCTGCGGAGTTGCGCCAGAGCACCGGCGGCACGGTGGAACTGGTGGACCTCGACCTCGGCTCGCTCGCGTCGGTGCGGCGGGGCGCGGCGGAGATTCGGCAGCTCGCGCCGCGAATCCACATTCTCATCAACAACGCGGGCGTGATGGCGACGCCGCAGAGCCGCACCGTGGACGGCTTCGAGACGCAGTTCGGCACCAACCACCTCGGCCACTTCCTGCTGACCCGTGAGCTGTTGCCGGCGCTGATGGCCGCTGCGCCTGCGCGGGTCGTCGCCCTGACGAGCAGTGGGCACCGCCGCAGCGACATCGTGTGGGACGACCTCAACTTCGAGCGCCGCCCTTACGACCCCTGGGACGCCTACGGCCAGAGCAAGACCGCCAACGCGCTGTTTGCCGTGGGCCTGACGCAGCGCTATGCCGACCAGGGCCTCACCGCCAACGCCGTGCACCCCGGCGGCATCATGACCGGCCTGCAAAAGTTTGTGCCACTGGAAGACCAGCGCCGCATGGGCTGGCAGGACGAACACGGCACCCTCAACCCGGTGTTCAAGACCCCCGCCGAGGGCGCGTCCACCAGCGTGTGGGCGGCCACCTCTCCGCAATTGTACGGGGTGGGCGGCCTCTTTCTGGAAGACCTGCAACATAGCACGCCGCTCGACGAGTCCGCGCCCAACCCGCTGTTCGGGTACAAGCCCTACGCGCTCGACCATGAGAGCGCCCGGCGACTCTGGGCGCTGAGCGAGGCGCTGGTGGGGGAGTGA